The Virgibacillus phasianinus genome includes a window with the following:
- a CDS encoding sodium:solute symporter, whose amino-acid sequence MDKVGLGAINWIVLVVYLVAMLGVGVYFTKRSGKNTDAFFTASGKIPAWAAGFSIYATTLSAITFMSTPEQAFLTDWSYAAGNLAIFAIIPVLIYFYIPFFRKLNVTTAYEYLEERFGVSLRVIGSLLFILFHIGRVAIVIYLPTLAITSVSNINPILIASAVGGLCIIYTFLGGMEGVIWSDVIQGILLLGGALLVVILGIFTINGGFSTVISDALANDKLITVDNFQFGAAAAAIPIIFIGSIFNNLHQYTASQDVVQRYQTTSSIKETNKSLWTNGILALVTIPIFYGMGTVLYSYYSNVEALPDGFNTSAVVPYFIVTTLPVGVAGLLIAAIFAACQSTISSSLNSLSACVTVDFKQRFFGKTGQDVWIARIAIIIAGILGMAAALYLVSTNRAETWNLFLALTGLFGVPIAGIFALGIFTKRANAPGVLIGLFLSAITSYFIQQTDLTPFAVSVVSFFTSFIFGYVASFFFPKYNKNTTGLTIFSRNEAYVKPDSKTKVS is encoded by the coding sequence ATGGATAAAGTAGGTCTTGGTGCAATTAACTGGATCGTGTTAGTTGTCTATTTAGTTGCAATGTTAGGGGTAGGCGTTTACTTCACAAAAAGATCAGGAAAAAACACAGATGCATTCTTTACCGCAAGTGGTAAAATTCCTGCCTGGGCAGCAGGGTTCAGTATCTATGCAACAACATTAAGTGCGATTACTTTTATGTCAACACCTGAACAGGCATTTTTGACAGATTGGTCATATGCGGCAGGTAACCTTGCGATATTCGCAATTATACCTGTATTAATCTACTTTTACATTCCGTTCTTTAGAAAATTGAATGTAACAACAGCCTATGAATATTTAGAAGAACGATTTGGTGTCTCGTTGCGCGTAATCGGAAGTTTATTATTTATTCTTTTCCATATTGGTCGTGTCGCCATTGTTATTTATCTGCCGACATTAGCCATTACTTCTGTATCAAACATTAATCCAATTTTAATCGCTTCCGCTGTTGGCGGTTTATGTATCATCTATACGTTCTTAGGTGGTATGGAAGGTGTTATTTGGAGCGATGTTATTCAAGGAATTTTATTACTTGGGGGCGCACTACTAGTTGTTATATTAGGTATTTTCACCATTAACGGCGGCTTCTCGACTGTAATAAGCGATGCATTAGCTAATGATAAATTGATCACCGTGGATAATTTCCAATTTGGGGCAGCAGCTGCTGCAATTCCAATTATCTTTATCGGTTCGATTTTTAATAACCTGCATCAATACACCGCAAGTCAGGATGTTGTGCAGCGTTACCAAACAACCAGTTCTATAAAAGAAACAAATAAATCACTTTGGACAAACGGTATTTTAGCTCTCGTTACGATTCCAATCTTCTATGGAATGGGTACTGTTCTTTACAGTTACTATTCAAATGTGGAAGCACTTCCTGATGGATTTAATACCTCAGCGGTCGTTCCTTATTTTATCGTAACAACCTTGCCTGTTGGTGTTGCAGGTTTACTGATTGCTGCGATATTCGCGGCTTGTCAATCAACGATTTCATCTAGTTTAAACAGTCTTTCAGCATGTGTGACGGTTGATTTTAAACAACGATTCTTTGGTAAAACCGGTCAGGATGTATGGATTGCAAGAATAGCTATTATTATTGCCGGTATTCTTGGAATGGCTGCTGCGCTCTATTTGGTTTCCACCAATCGTGCGGAAACATGGAACTTGTTCTTAGCGCTTACTGGATTGTTCGGTGTGCCAATAGCGGGTATCTTTGCCCTCGGAATCTTTACCAAACGGGCAAATGCACCTGGGGTATTAATCGGATTATTCTTAAGTGCGATTACTTCCTACTTTATTCAGCAAACAGACTTGACACCATTTGCCGTTAGTGTCGTCTCATTCTTTACATCATTTATATTTGGATATGTAGCAAGTTTCTTCTTCCCGAAATATAACAAAAATACAACTGGGCTTACTATTTTCAGTAGAAATGAAGCATATGTTAAGCCTGATTCAAAGACTAAAGTTTCATAA